The Candidatus Eremiobacteraceae bacterium genome contains the following window.
GGTGGCGCAGACGTTCAATACCACCCGTCAATCATTCCCGACAGTTCTCGTCGCGGGCATCTTCGGCGAGCAGTTCAAGCCGAAGGAATACTTCAAGGCGCAGCCGGGCGCGGAGACGGCGCCGCAGGTCAAGTTCTAGTTGCGCACTTCGCTGGCGCGCAGCACTTTCCGCATCGCGCTGCTCGGCGCACTGCTCGCCGCGCCGCTGACGTTCTCGGCGTCGGTCTCGACGGCGCGCGCGGCAGAACCGCCGATCCCGCCTATGCCCGAGCAGTTCGTCACCGACACGGCGGGCGTGCTCTCGTCCGCGACGCAGACCTCGCTCAACACGCAGCTCGCCGAGTACGATCAGAAGACCGGCCACCAGATCATCGTTTGGATCGGCCAGACCACCGGCGGCGCGCCGCTCGAGGACTGGACGATCCGCGCGTTCACGAAATGGAAGGTCGGGCGCAAGGGACTCGACGATGGTCTTGCGCTCTTCCTGTTCATGCAAGACCACAAGATCCGCATCGAGGTCGGCTACGGACTCGAGGGCGTTGTCACCGACGCGCGCGCGTCGCAGATCGCGCGTAACATCATCGCGCCCAAGCTCAAGGCCGGCGATGTGGACGGCGCGGTCACGGATGGCGTCAACGCGCTCATCGCGACCATCGGCGGCGCATCGCCCGAGCAGACCGGCGAGAACAACGAGAGCACGGCTTCGAACGCGTCGCCGGCGGACATCCTCGTGCCGCTGATCTTCGTGATCATCTTCTTCGTCGTCGTCACGTTGATCGCGCGCAGTTCCCGATATGCTGCCGGTCGTGGGTACACGATCGGCTCGGGCGGCGCCGGAGCGGGGTGGTGGGGCGGCTTTAGCGGCGGTGACAGCGGCGGATCGAGCGGCGACAGCTTCGGGGGCTTCTCCGGCGGAGGCGGCATGGGCGGAGGCGGGGGCGCATCGGCGTCATGGTGAGCATATAGCATGGCACAGGACAAGCATCCGCTCGCGCGCCACGTGGACGAGCGGCGCATCAGCGACGCCATCAAAGCCGCAGAAGCGAACACCAGCGGCAAGATCTACGTGACGCTGTCGCCGCATTTCTGGGGTGCGGCACAGCGCGGCACGAAACACGCGTTCGGCAAGCTGCGCGGAGCGCACCCGATGGACGAGAGCGGCGTGTTGTTCTACGTCGTGCCGTCGCGCCACGAGTTGCACGTGCTCGGCGGCGCGGGCATCCACGGCAAGGTCG
Protein-coding sequences here:
- a CDS encoding TPM domain-containing protein, translated to MRTSLARSTFRIALLGALLAAPLTFSASVSTARAAEPPIPPMPEQFVTDTAGVLSSATQTSLNTQLAEYDQKTGHQIIVWIGQTTGGAPLEDWTIRAFTKWKVGRKGLDDGLALFLFMQDHKIRIEVGYGLEGVVTDARASQIARNIIAPKLKAGDVDGAVTDGVNALIATIGGASPEQTGENNESTASNASPADILVPLIFVIIFFVVVTLIARSSRYAAGRGYTIGSGGAGAGWWGGFSGGDSGGSSGDSFGGFSGGGGMGGGGGASASW
- a CDS encoding TPM domain-containing protein; the protein is MAQDKHPLARHVDERRISDAIKAAEANTSGKIYVTLSPHFWGAAQRGTKHAFGKLRGAHPMDESGVLFYVVPSRHELHVLGGAGIHGKVGQAFWDRVVAEVAQQIKATDLTTGIVHGVGVTGEALAHHYPRAKERP